Proteins found in one Halobaculum sp. MBLA0147 genomic segment:
- a CDS encoding DUF3105 domain-containing protein, with translation MPECDHCGESFADEASYAGHLQTAHDGELSRIDRRRVAQFQADDDDDGRSLGTLVGVGLAVVLVAGLGVVAVQGFFGGSEGGGSGETGPLGLPPSGDDPALSNVERFDSAGADHVAPGARLSYPQSPPLSGPHYGGRTVSAGFYEERQSPGALVHSLEHGAVVIYYDPGVLSADARDHLRGLTTTYTDPWGSVIVTPAPTAEPAGPVVLTAWRTRLVLDAHDPDAIDAFLAEYLGRGPENPIR, from the coding sequence ATGCCAGAGTGTGACCACTGTGGAGAGTCGTTCGCCGACGAGGCGTCGTACGCCGGGCACCTGCAGACGGCACACGACGGCGAGTTGAGCCGGATCGACCGCCGTCGCGTCGCGCAGTTCCAGGCGGACGACGACGACGACGGCCGCTCGCTCGGTACACTCGTCGGTGTCGGCCTCGCGGTCGTGCTCGTCGCCGGACTCGGGGTCGTCGCGGTACAGGGGTTCTTCGGCGGCTCGGAGGGTGGCGGTAGTGGCGAGACGGGACCGCTCGGTCTCCCGCCGTCGGGCGACGATCCGGCACTGTCGAACGTCGAGCGGTTCGACTCGGCGGGGGCTGACCACGTCGCCCCCGGCGCACGACTCTCGTACCCGCAGTCGCCGCCGCTGTCCGGGCCACACTACGGTGGCAGGACCGTCTCCGCCGGGTTCTACGAGGAACGACAGTCTCCGGGTGCGCTGGTCCACTCGCTGGAACACGGCGCGGTCGTGATCTACTACGACCCCGGTGTGCTCTCGGCGGACGCACGTGACCACCTCCGTGGGTTGACGACGACGTACACGGACCCGTGGGGGAGTGTGATCGTGACACCGGCTCCGACCGCCGAGCCGGCGGGGCCGGTCGTGCTCACCGCGTGGCGGACGCGACTGGTGCTGGACGCCCACGACCCGGACGCGATCGATGCGTTCCTCGCCGAGTACCTCGGACGTGGCCCCGAGAACCCGATCCGGTGA